The proteins below come from a single Agrobacterium vitis genomic window:
- a CDS encoding class I SAM-dependent methyltransferase: MAVHPGNADRLKQPPRSIFNAISDWALASALSRIVTIGCLDIVTASGKTLSFGDRTGDPVTVRFADTAAQWAFLIDADMRLGELYMDERFFVDQGTMFDFVSMVLREAQNATHPLIARMIDDVRTRFRIFRHRNLPARSKQNVAHHYDLDARLYELFLDEDRQYSCAYFEHDIQSLDDAQRAKKDHLAAKLRLKPGNRVLDIGCGWGGLALHLADRAVGGEVVGVTLSEEQLAYALKRPRKPATEAANVDFRLMDYRSLDGKFDRIVSVGMFEHVGLAAYRTFFSKCSTLLADDGVMVLHTIGCSATPGFTTPWLDKYIFPGGYIPALSEIVPEIEKAGLTITDVEVLRIHYAKTLRHWRDRFTARWAEAAALYDERFCRMWDYYLSTAEAAFYHEDLVVFQIQITKKNNVLPLTRDYILSER, from the coding sequence ATGGCAGTGCATCCCGGAAATGCAGACCGCTTGAAACAACCACCAAGATCCATTTTTAACGCCATTTCGGATTGGGCCTTGGCCTCGGCGCTGTCGCGCATCGTCACCATTGGGTGTCTTGATATTGTGACGGCTAGTGGCAAGACGCTTTCATTTGGTGACCGTACGGGTGACCCTGTCACCGTTCGCTTCGCCGATACGGCTGCCCAATGGGCTTTTTTGATCGATGCTGATATGCGGCTGGGCGAGCTCTATATGGATGAGCGGTTCTTTGTCGATCAGGGAACCATGTTCGATTTCGTATCCATGGTGTTGCGGGAGGCGCAAAACGCTACCCATCCGCTGATCGCCCGAATGATCGACGATGTGCGGACCCGGTTCAGGATCTTTCGCCATCGCAATCTTCCAGCCAGATCCAAACAGAATGTCGCGCACCATTACGATCTGGATGCACGGCTTTACGAACTCTTCCTGGATGAAGACCGGCAGTATTCCTGCGCCTATTTCGAGCATGATATCCAGAGCTTGGACGATGCCCAGCGCGCCAAGAAAGACCATCTTGCCGCCAAGCTGCGCCTCAAGCCGGGAAACCGTGTGCTGGATATTGGCTGCGGCTGGGGCGGTCTCGCCCTTCATCTGGCCGATAGGGCGGTGGGTGGAGAGGTCGTGGGCGTCACCTTGTCCGAAGAGCAGCTAGCCTATGCGCTCAAGCGGCCCCGCAAGCCTGCGACAGAAGCAGCCAATGTCGATTTCCGGCTGATGGATTATCGCAGTCTGGACGGCAAATTCGACCGCATCGTCTCGGTCGGCATGTTCGAGCATGTCGGGCTTGCGGCCTACAGGACATTTTTCAGCAAATGCAGCACACTGCTGGCCGATGATGGCGTGATGGTGCTGCACACGATCGGCTGTTCCGCAACGCCGGGCTTCACCACGCCATGGCTCGACAAATATATCTTCCCTGGCGGCTATATTCCGGCGCTCTCGGAAATCGTTCCTGAAATCGAGAAGGCTGGCCTGACGATCACGGATGTCGAGGTGCTGCGCATCCACTATGCCAAGACCTTGCGCCACTGGCGAGACCGCTTCACCGCCCGCTGGGCAGAGGCGGCTGCCCTCTATGACGAGCGCTTCTGCCGGATGTGGGACTATTATCTATCAACCGCCGAGGCCGCCTTCTATCACGAGGATCTCGTGGTCTTCCAGATCCAGATAACCAAGAAAAACAACGTCCTACCGCTGACGCGAGATTATATTCTGTCGGAGCGGTGA
- a CDS encoding branched-chain amino acid aminotransferase, with product MSAATAKPEFIVKPNANPMPETERLEAFQSLGFGTLFSDHMAVIQWNVVKGWHSAEITARGPFAIDPAAAVLHYAQEIFEGMKAYRTAEGRVVLFRPDENARRFNESARRMAMPEIPEELFLEAIDKLVKADAKWIPDGEGSLYLRPFMFASEAFLGVRPARDYIFCVIASPVGPYFKGGAKAVKIWVSENYTRAAPGGTGAAKCGGNYAASLIAQQEAVEHGCDQVAFLDAAEHKWLEELGGMNVFFVMDDGSLVTPPLGGTILPGITRNSLISLIKDQGMTVHERPYSFDEWQADAKSGKLKEAFACGTAAVVAGIGEVKFTDGGFVIGNGETGPTTLKIREQLVNIQRGKSNDPHGWVRRIEGV from the coding sequence ATGTCTGCCGCAACTGCAAAGCCGGAATTCATCGTCAAGCCGAATGCGAACCCCATGCCGGAAACAGAGCGCCTTGAGGCGTTCCAGAGCCTGGGCTTTGGTACGCTGTTCAGCGACCATATGGCGGTGATTCAGTGGAATGTGGTGAAGGGCTGGCATTCGGCGGAGATTACCGCGCGCGGGCCATTTGCCATCGATCCGGCAGCCGCAGTGCTGCATTACGCCCAGGAAATTTTTGAGGGGATGAAGGCGTACCGGACGGCGGAAGGTCGCGTCGTGCTGTTTCGCCCGGACGAAAATGCCCGCCGTTTTAACGAGTCTGCACGACGCATGGCGATGCCGGAAATTCCCGAGGAGCTGTTTCTCGAAGCCATCGATAAACTGGTCAAGGCCGATGCGAAGTGGATTCCAGACGGTGAGGGCAGCCTTTATCTGCGGCCTTTCATGTTCGCCAGCGAAGCGTTTCTCGGTGTGCGCCCGGCACGAGATTATATTTTCTGCGTCATCGCCTCGCCGGTCGGCCCCTATTTCAAGGGCGGCGCCAAGGCGGTGAAGATCTGGGTTTCGGAAAACTACACCCGCGCCGCGCCCGGCGGCACCGGTGCCGCCAAATGCGGCGGCAATTATGCGGCAAGCCTGATTGCCCAGCAGGAAGCGGTTGAGCATGGCTGCGATCAGGTGGCCTTCCTGGATGCCGCCGAGCACAAGTGGCTGGAAGAGCTGGGTGGCATGAACGTGTTTTTCGTCATGGACGACGGTTCACTGGTGACGCCGCCTCTAGGCGGCACCATCCTGCCGGGCATTACCCGTAATTCGTTGATCTCGCTCATCAAAGACCAGGGCATGACTGTGCATGAACGCCCGTATTCCTTCGATGAGTGGCAGGCGGATGCTAAAAGTGGCAAGCTGAAGGAAGCCTTCGCTTGCGGCACGGCTGCTGTGGTGGCTGGCATCGGCGAAGTCAAATTCACCGACGGTGGCTTTGTGATCGGCAATGGCGAGACCGGCCCGACCACCCTGAAAATCCGCGAGCAATTGGTCAATATCCAGCGCGGCAAGAGCAATGACCCGCATGGCTGGGTGCGGCGGATCGAAGGCGTCTGA
- a CDS encoding electron transfer flavoprotein-ubiquinone oxidoreductase: protein MSEQELPERESMEFDVVIVGAGPAGLSAAIRLKQVNPDLTVVVLEKGAEVGAHILSGAVVDPVGVDKLLPDWRQEADHPFKTEVTADHFLFLGPAGSIRLPNALMPPLMNNHGNYIVSLGNVCRWLAGHAEALGVEIYPGFAATEMLYNEAGAVIGVATGDMGIEKNGEPGSSYTRGMELLGKYVLIGEGVRGSLAKQLIAKFDLSRDSDVQKFGLGIKELWQVKPEHHKPGLVQHSFGWPLDMKTGGGSFLYHLEDNQVAVGFVVHLNYKNPYLYPFEEFQRFKTHPAIRETFEGAKRISYGARAITEGGYQSVPKLSFPGGALLGCSAGMVNVPRIKGSHNAVLSGMMAAEKIAEAIAAGRANDEPVEIENSWRGSEIGTDLRRVRNVKPLWSKLGTVLGVALGGLDMWTNQLLGFSVFGTLKHGKTDAQSLEPAAQHKKIDYPRPDGVLTFDRLSSVFLSNTNHEEDQPVHLKVKDMALQKSSELGVYAGPSSRYCPAGVYEWVEKEGEPSFVINAQNCVHCKTCDIKDPNQNITWVPPQGGEGPVYPNM from the coding sequence ATGAGCGAACAAGAGCTGCCCGAGCGCGAGAGCATGGAATTTGACGTGGTGATTGTTGGGGCAGGGCCTGCGGGCCTATCGGCTGCCATTCGCCTCAAGCAGGTCAATCCCGATCTGACGGTTGTCGTGCTGGAAAAGGGTGCGGAAGTCGGAGCCCATATTCTCTCCGGGGCTGTGGTCGATCCGGTTGGCGTCGATAAGCTTCTCCCGGATTGGCGCCAGGAAGCCGATCATCCGTTCAAGACCGAAGTCACCGCCGACCATTTCCTGTTTCTCGGTCCCGCAGGCTCCATTCGCCTGCCCAACGCCCTGATGCCGCCGCTGATGAACAATCACGGCAATTACATCGTCTCGCTCGGCAACGTCTGTCGCTGGCTGGCGGGCCATGCCGAGGCGCTGGGCGTCGAGATCTACCCGGGCTTTGCCGCCACTGAAATGCTTTATAATGAGGCTGGCGCGGTGATTGGTGTTGCCACGGGCGACATGGGCATCGAGAAGAACGGCGAACCCGGTTCCAGTTACACGCGCGGCATGGAATTGTTGGGCAAATATGTGCTGATCGGCGAAGGCGTGCGTGGCTCGCTTGCCAAGCAGCTGATCGCCAAATTCGATCTGTCACGCGATAGCGATGTGCAGAAATTCGGCCTCGGTATCAAGGAACTGTGGCAGGTCAAGCCTGAGCACCATAAGCCTGGCCTGGTCCAGCATTCTTTCGGCTGGCCACTGGACATGAAAACCGGTGGCGGCTCCTTCCTCTATCATCTCGAGGATAATCAGGTCGCGGTCGGCTTTGTCGTTCATCTGAACTACAAGAACCCCTATCTCTATCCGTTCGAGGAGTTCCAGCGCTTCAAGACCCATCCGGCGATCCGTGAAACCTTTGAGGGTGCTAAGCGGATTTCCTATGGAGCGCGGGCGATTACCGAAGGTGGCTATCAGTCGGTGCCGAAATTGTCCTTCCCCGGTGGGGCGTTGCTGGGCTGTTCGGCGGGCATGGTCAATGTGCCGCGCATCAAGGGTAGCCATAATGCTGTGCTGTCGGGGATGATGGCGGCGGAAAAGATTGCTGAGGCAATTGCCGCAGGCCGCGCCAATGATGAGCCGGTCGAGATCGAAAACAGCTGGCGCGGCAGCGAAATCGGCACGGATTTGCGGCGAGTGCGAAACGTCAAGCCGCTGTGGTCGAAACTTGGCACGGTGCTCGGCGTGGCGCTGGGCGGGCTGGACATGTGGACCAACCAGCTCCTCGGCTTTTCTGTCTTCGGCACGCTGAAACATGGCAAGACCGATGCCCAGAGCCTTGAACCGGCGGCACAGCATAAGAAGATCGATTATCCCAGGCCTGATGGTGTACTGACCTTCGACCGCCTGTCCTCGGTGTTTCTGTCCAACACCAATCACGAGGAAGACCAGCCGGTGCATCTGAAGGTCAAGGACATGGCCCTGCAGAAGAGCTCCGAGCTTGGCGTCTATGCCGGTCCGTCCAGCCGCTACTGTCCCGCCGGGGTTTATGAATGGGTGGAGAAGGAGGGCGAGCCGAGCTTCGTCATCAACGCCCAGAACTGCGTCCACTGCAAGACCTGCGACATCAAGGACCCGAACCAGAACATCACCTGGGTGCCGCCACAAGGAGGCGAAGGGCCGGTTTATCCGAACATGTAA
- a CDS encoding SDR family oxidoreductase, protein MDLGISGKRAVVLAASRGLGQGIANALAAEGAHVLICGRTKDKLEANCADIVKAGGKADYVVADLSDTDFVATLVEAIAAKLGGIDILVNNTGGPTPGTVEDMDDEKLHTFFQSMVVRIITLTNALVPQMKAQGFGRILTVASSGVIEPIANLALSNTLRGALVGWNKTLSSEIASFGITANLLLPGRIHTDRIDELDGANAKRQGKTLEEVRESSIKTIPIGRLGKVEEFAAAGAFLCSVPAAYITGTILRVDGGAAKSL, encoded by the coding sequence ATGGATCTCGGCATTTCCGGCAAGCGGGCGGTTGTTCTCGCCGCATCCCGCGGACTTGGGCAAGGCATCGCCAATGCACTGGCCGCCGAAGGCGCACATGTGCTGATCTGCGGACGCACAAAAGATAAGCTCGAGGCCAATTGCGCTGACATCGTCAAGGCTGGCGGCAAGGCGGACTATGTGGTGGCGGATCTCTCGGATACTGATTTCGTCGCCACGCTCGTAGAAGCGATCGCCGCAAAACTTGGCGGCATCGACATCCTCGTCAACAATACGGGTGGGCCGACACCCGGCACCGTGGAAGACATGGACGATGAAAAGCTCCACACCTTCTTTCAATCCATGGTAGTGCGTATCATTACGCTGACCAACGCGCTGGTTCCCCAGATGAAGGCGCAGGGCTTCGGACGCATTCTCACCGTTGCTTCGTCTGGCGTGATTGAGCCAATCGCCAATCTGGCACTTTCCAACACGTTGCGCGGCGCGTTGGTCGGCTGGAACAAGACGCTGTCTTCCGAAATCGCCTCCTTCGGCATCACCGCCAATCTACTCCTGCCTGGAAGGATCCATACCGACCGGATTGATGAACTGGACGGCGCCAATGCCAAACGCCAAGGTAAAACGCTGGAAGAGGTTCGCGAAAGCTCGATCAAAACCATCCCGATAGGACGGCTTGGCAAGGTGGAAGAATTTGCCGCCGCAGGTGCTTTTCTCTGCTCGGTCCCTGCCGCATACATCACCGGCACGATTCTGCGGGTCGATGGCGGCGCCGCCAAATCTCTTTGA
- a CDS encoding efflux RND transporter periplasmic adaptor subunit, with translation MKKFWTASSIIAILAVGGWIYRDHIPYLDKVPFLSQASQTAGHKPGTEQAAQANGQPAGQEAGKPAGQGSGQGSGQGNGKSGGRRNGGPASVKTVAVSMGNLPMDATATGWAEAEDTTTLAALKSGLLQDVIAKDGQEVKAGDLIARLDDRIAKATVDKDQANIVSDQASLAEYEAALTRAESLLKQNAQSQQAYEQAKASRDSAAAKVDADKATLASDMVDLEHMKIRAPFDGRLGSIQLSIGAYVSAGTAIVSITRYNPIYVKFQMAERYLPQLHQAFAGKDVVVDVDPASTGGVPVQGKLSFFDNSVDTSSGTILVKAEFQNDKGILWPGQSANVTVRFQTEDRNILVPTVAVRPGAEGFFVYTVNGDSKVKATKVSVLRANGDMTAIASGLKEGDHVVVEGQVQLADGQTVLEQFAGQKVAENEPKDITR, from the coding sequence ATGAAAAAATTCTGGACCGCCTCCAGCATCATCGCAATCCTTGCCGTCGGCGGGTGGATATATCGCGACCATATTCCTTATCTCGACAAGGTTCCGTTTCTGAGCCAAGCCAGCCAGACGGCGGGCCACAAACCGGGTACCGAACAGGCAGCCCAAGCCAATGGGCAGCCAGCAGGACAGGAAGCCGGCAAACCGGCTGGCCAGGGAAGTGGCCAAGGGAGCGGCCAGGGGAACGGAAAGAGTGGTGGCCGGCGCAATGGCGGGCCAGCATCGGTCAAGACCGTTGCCGTCAGCATGGGCAATCTGCCAATGGATGCCACGGCGACTGGCTGGGCCGAAGCGGAGGATACCACGACACTGGCGGCCCTCAAGAGCGGTCTGCTTCAGGACGTGATCGCCAAGGACGGACAGGAAGTAAAGGCCGGAGATCTGATTGCCCGGCTGGATGACCGGATCGCAAAGGCGACAGTGGACAAGGACCAGGCCAATATCGTTTCCGATCAGGCCAGCCTGGCCGAATACGAGGCTGCCTTGACGCGCGCGGAAAGCTTGCTCAAGCAGAATGCGCAATCACAGCAGGCCTACGAACAGGCAAAGGCCTCGCGGGATTCGGCCGCCGCCAAGGTTGACGCCGATAAGGCCACGCTGGCCTCAGATATGGTCGACCTGGAGCACATGAAAATCCGGGCACCCTTCGATGGCCGGCTCGGAAGTATCCAGCTCAGCATCGGCGCCTATGTCAGCGCCGGAACCGCCATCGTCAGCATCACCCGTTACAACCCGATCTATGTGAAGTTCCAGATGGCGGAACGCTACCTGCCGCAATTGCATCAGGCGTTTGCCGGCAAGGATGTTGTGGTCGATGTCGATCCAGCCTCGACCGGCGGCGTGCCGGTTCAAGGCAAGCTGTCCTTCTTCGACAATAGCGTGGACACCTCCTCGGGGACTATTCTCGTCAAGGCAGAGTTTCAAAACGACAAGGGCATTCTTTGGCCCGGACAGAGCGCCAATGTTACTGTTCGCTTCCAGACCGAAGACCGCAACATCCTAGTGCCAACTGTCGCGGTTCGCCCCGGCGCTGAAGGCTTCTTTGTCTATACGGTCAATGGCGATAGCAAGGTCAAGGCGACCAAGGTTTCCGTCCTGCGTGCCAATGGCGACATGACGGCGATTGCCTCGGGTCTCAAGGAAGGCGATCACGTCGTGGTCGAAGGCCAGGTGCAGCTTGCCGACGGCCAGACTGTTCTGGAACAGTTTGCCGGCCAGAAAGTGGCTGAAAACGAGCCGAAGGATATCACCCGATGA
- a CDS encoding efflux RND transporter permease subunit — translation MIPAFCINRPVATILLAIGLVLAGLAGYRLLPVAALPKVDFPTINVTATLSGASPETMATSVSTPLIKQFETIPGISEISATNSLGNSSVVLQFDLNRDIDAAAADVQAAISRASRQLPSNMTSDPSYRKTNPADSPVLLLAINSDEMPRSQVDSIAENIISPLLSTLNGVAQVSIYGSQTYAVRIGVDPAKLQARGLGVDTLTSAIADANSQVPIGTLQMANQSLTINANTQRTNAEEFKSLVISTSNGAPIHLSDVANVRDSVDNLDAGSWFDGKQAIILAIQRQPDANTVEVVDEIMAKLPALQKQLPPSLKINVMNDSSNSIREAIHDVQFTLFLTIALVILVIYLFTGHLTATLIPGLAVPLSLIATFGGMYVLGYSIDNISLLGLTLAVGLVVDDAIVMLENILRHVEEGMPPLQAALKGAGEVSYTIISMSISLVAVFIPILLMGGVVGRLFNEFGMVVTMAILSSALVSLTVTPMLAARISSHSSRPPLIVRWFDAGFAKTQSGYDKSVRWCLNHRFVVMMVFVASIAGSGWLFHTLPSSFFPQEDIGRLTVSTQAREDISYAAMRDLQQKVADELKTNPAVDHVTSIVGGSSRSPLNNGTIFVQLKPKDNRPPLAQTLNEMRQKLSKIAGIRSYITPQQNLRFGGRSTASQYQLVVQALSTTATDEWSSKIQAAMRQDPLFTDVTSDAQNNAIAADINIDNGKAAAFGITNDQLRKTLEMAFSGYNAAQIQSTGDSYDVIVEFDRNKPWDDEFLRDILVRSSSTGTLVPLSNFATVKRHNAPVTVNQTGQLVSTTVSFNLPDGISLSDATARIDQIKTEIGVPNDVFTSYGGTAAIFQQSQSNTGLLILAAVLTIYVVLGVLYESFIHPLTILSGLPAAAFGALLALKLLNFDMSVIALIGLLMLIGIVKKNAIMMIDVAVELIREHGETPAKAIHEACVRRFRPIMMTTFCALLGALPIALGHGASSELRQPLGIAVVGGLIVSQLLTLFITPVIFVEMDRFGKFLTRLVRRDKGHHAANSEDGPSKPAMAAE, via the coding sequence ATGATCCCTGCTTTTTGCATCAATCGGCCTGTTGCCACTATTCTACTTGCCATCGGCCTGGTCCTGGCTGGATTGGCCGGTTATCGGCTTTTGCCGGTGGCCGCTCTGCCCAAGGTGGACTTTCCCACCATCAACGTGACGGCGACCCTGTCAGGCGCATCGCCGGAAACCATGGCGACGTCGGTTTCCACCCCGCTGATCAAGCAGTTCGAGACCATCCCCGGGATCAGCGAAATCAGCGCGACCAACTCGCTGGGCAATTCCTCCGTCGTTCTCCAGTTCGATCTGAACCGTGATATCGATGCCGCCGCCGCTGACGTTCAGGCGGCAATTTCCCGCGCCAGCCGCCAGTTGCCCAGCAACATGACGTCGGATCCGAGCTATCGCAAGACCAATCCAGCCGACTCGCCGGTGCTGCTCCTGGCCATCAACAGCGATGAGATGCCGCGCAGTCAGGTGGATTCGATTGCCGAAAATATCATTTCCCCGCTGCTGTCGACACTGAACGGCGTGGCGCAGGTCAGTATCTATGGTTCGCAGACCTACGCGGTGCGGATCGGTGTCGATCCCGCCAAGCTGCAAGCGCGCGGGCTTGGCGTCGACACGCTGACCTCGGCGATTGCCGATGCCAATAGCCAGGTGCCGATCGGCACCTTGCAGATGGCAAATCAGTCGCTGACCATCAATGCCAATACTCAGCGCACCAATGCCGAGGAGTTCAAGTCACTGGTGATCTCCACCAGCAATGGCGCCCCCATCCACCTTTCCGATGTCGCCAATGTGCGCGACAGTGTCGACAATCTCGACGCGGGCAGTTGGTTCGATGGCAAACAGGCGATCATCCTCGCCATTCAGCGACAGCCGGACGCCAATACCGTCGAGGTGGTCGACGAGATCATGGCAAAGCTGCCTGCCCTGCAAAAACAGCTGCCGCCTTCGTTGAAGATCAATGTGATGAACGATTCGTCAAACTCGATCCGCGAGGCGATCCATGACGTTCAGTTCACGTTGTTCCTCACCATCGCCCTTGTCATCCTGGTCATCTATCTGTTCACCGGCCATCTGACCGCGACCCTTATTCCCGGTCTTGCCGTGCCGCTTTCGCTGATTGCCACCTTTGGCGGCATGTACGTGCTTGGCTACAGTATTGACAATATCTCACTGCTCGGCCTGACGCTGGCAGTCGGCCTGGTGGTGGATGACGCTATCGTCATGCTGGAAAATATCCTGCGCCATGTCGAAGAAGGCATGCCGCCGCTTCAGGCCGCCCTTAAAGGCGCCGGCGAGGTCAGCTACACGATTATTTCCATGTCGATCTCACTGGTGGCGGTATTCATTCCTATCCTTTTGATGGGTGGTGTTGTCGGACGCCTGTTCAATGAGTTCGGCATGGTCGTCACCATGGCCATTCTGTCTTCCGCCCTGGTGTCCCTGACGGTCACGCCAATGCTGGCAGCCCGCATTTCCTCCCACAGCAGTCGCCCTCCGCTGATCGTGCGCTGGTTCGACGCCGGTTTTGCCAAGACGCAGAGCGGCTATGACAAGTCTGTCCGCTGGTGTCTCAACCACCGTTTTGTGGTGATGATGGTCTTTGTGGCCTCCATCGCAGGCTCCGGCTGGCTGTTCCACACGCTGCCATCCAGCTTCTTCCCACAGGAAGATATTGGCCGGCTGACGGTCAGCACCCAGGCCCGTGAGGATATTTCCTATGCGGCCATGCGCGATCTTCAGCAAAAGGTCGCTGACGAATTAAAGACCAATCCGGCTGTCGATCATGTTACCTCCATCGTCGGTGGCTCAAGCCGCAGCCCGCTCAACAACGGCACGATCTTCGTGCAGCTGAAACCGAAGGACAACCGTCCGCCTCTCGCTCAAACCCTCAACGAGATGCGACAGAAGCTGTCCAAGATCGCCGGCATCCGCAGCTATATCACCCCACAGCAAAATCTGCGTTTCGGCGGCCGAAGCACCGCCAGCCAGTATCAGCTCGTCGTCCAGGCACTGAGCACGACAGCAACCGATGAATGGTCATCGAAGATCCAGGCCGCTATGCGCCAGGACCCGTTGTTTACCGATGTGACCAGCGATGCGCAGAACAATGCTATTGCTGCCGATATCAACATCGACAACGGCAAGGCCGCCGCTTTCGGCATTACCAACGACCAGCTTCGCAAGACCCTGGAAATGGCGTTCAGCGGCTATAATGCTGCCCAGATTCAGTCGACCGGCGACAGCTACGATGTCATCGTCGAGTTCGACAGGAACAAGCCATGGGACGACGAGTTCCTGCGCGATATCCTGGTGCGGTCATCGTCCACGGGAACGCTGGTGCCGCTGTCGAACTTCGCCACCGTCAAGCGTCATAATGCGCCTGTCACTGTGAACCAGACCGGCCAGCTGGTCTCGACCACGGTGTCGTTCAACCTGCCTGACGGCATATCGCTTAGCGACGCTACCGCCCGGATCGATCAGATCAAGACCGAGATTGGCGTGCCCAATGACGTCTTCACCTCCTATGGTGGTACGGCGGCGATTTTCCAGCAGTCGCAAAGCAATACCGGCCTGCTGATCCTGGCTGCCGTGCTGACGATCTATGTGGTGCTGGGCGTGTTGTATGAGAGCTTCATCCATCCGCTCACCATTCTCTCCGGCCTGCCAGCGGCGGCTTTCGGGGCGCTTCTGGCCTTGAAACTGCTGAATTTCGACATGTCGGTCATCGCACTGATCGGCCTGCTGATGCTGATCGGCATCGTCAAGAAAAATGCGATCATGATGATCGACGTGGCGGTGGAATTGATCCGCGAGCATGGCGAGACACCGGCAAAGGCCATTCACGAGGCCTGTGTGCGGCGTTTCCGGCCGATCATGATGACCACCTTCTGCGCGCTTCTCGGAGCACTGCCCATTGCGCTTGGCCATGGCGCCAGTTCCGAACTCCGCCAGCCACTTGGCATCGCCGTTGTCGGCGGCCTGATCGTCTCACAATTGCTCACACTGTTCATCACACCTGTCATCTTCGTGGAAATGGACCGGTTCGGCAAATTCCTGACCCGGCTCGTTCGCCGCGACAAGGGTCACCACGCGGCAAACAGCGAAGATGGGCCATCCAAACCAGCCATGGCGGCTGAATAG
- a CDS encoding Hsp70 family protein has product MANALGLDFGTTNTVLAQSIDETTTHSVQFTSMAGTTDSMRTALSFMKDAQLGARALKVEAGQAAIRQFIDNPGDCRFLQSIKTFAASALFQGTLVHARRFQFEDLMEVFLKRLEAYAGNGWPANASRIVAGRPVHFAGASPDPELAMRRYNEALTRLGFPEIHYVYEPVAAAFYFAQHLTTDATVLVADFGGGTTDYSLIRFERKAGVLSAVPVGYSGVGLAGDQFDARIIEHLVAPEIGKGSQFKSFDKILDIPSNYYTSFSRWNQLSVFKSSKEFADLKQLVRQSLSPDKLELFIDLVEHDEGYPLYQAVSSTKMALSAADEAEFNFSPLGAAGRKTVKRQDFESWIADDLTRIESALDDVLTRTNTEAGAVDKVFLTGGTSFVPAVRRIFTERFSQDRIESGGEMVSIAHGLALIGDRDDIALWTA; this is encoded by the coding sequence ATGGCAAACGCGCTTGGGCTTGATTTCGGCACGACCAACACGGTCCTGGCACAGAGCATCGACGAGACCACCACCCATTCGGTGCAGTTCACCTCCATGGCCGGAACCACTGACAGCATGCGCACGGCGCTGTCCTTCATGAAGGATGCCCAGCTTGGCGCGCGCGCCCTGAAGGTGGAGGCCGGGCAAGCTGCTATTCGCCAGTTCATCGACAATCCCGGCGATTGCCGTTTCCTGCAATCGATCAAGACCTTTGCCGCCTCGGCACTGTTTCAGGGTACGTTGGTCCATGCGCGACGGTTTCAGTTCGAAGACCTGATGGAAGTGTTCCTGAAACGGCTGGAAGCCTATGCTGGCAATGGCTGGCCTGCGAATGCCAGCCGCATCGTCGCGGGCCGGCCCGTGCATTTCGCCGGTGCCTCCCCCGATCCAGAGCTTGCCATGCGCCGCTACAACGAAGCGCTGACCCGGTTGGGCTTTCCGGAAATCCACTATGTCTATGAGCCGGTGGCCGCGGCCTTCTATTTCGCCCAGCACCTGACGACGGATGCCACGGTGCTGGTGGCCGACTTCGGCGGTGGCACCACCGACTATTCGCTGATCCGGTTCGAGCGCAAGGCAGGCGTATTGTCCGCAGTGCCGGTCGGCTATTCCGGCGTCGGATTGGCCGGCGACCAGTTCGATGCGCGGATCATCGAGCATCTGGTCGCCCCTGAAATCGGCAAGGGCAGCCAGTTCAAGAGTTTCGACAAGATCCTGGATATTCCGAGCAATTATTACACCAGTTTTTCGCGCTGGAACCAGCTGTCGGTGTTCAAGTCCTCCAAGGAATTCGCTGATCTGAAGCAATTGGTGCGCCAAAGCCTTTCCCCGGACAAACTGGAGCTGTTTATCGATCTGGTCGAGCATGACGAAGGCTATCCGCTCTACCAGGCGGTATCCTCCACGAAAATGGCGCTGTCTGCGGCGGATGAAGCGGAATTCAACTTCTCGCCACTTGGCGCGGCCGGCCGCAAGACCGTCAAGCGCCAGGATTTCGAAAGCTGGATTGCCGACGATCTCACACGCATCGAATCGGCACTCGATGATGTTCTCACCCGGACAAACACCGAGGCAGGCGCCGTGGACAAGGTGTTTCTGACCGGCGGCACATCCTTCGTTCCGGCAGTGCGACGGATCTTCACTGAGCGCTTCAGCCAGGACCGAATCGAGAGCGGCGGCGAAATGGTATCGATTGCCCACGGACTGGCGCTGATTGGCGATCGCGACGATATTGCTCTTTGGACCGCATAA